Proteins from one Mercurialis annua linkage group LG7, ddMerAnnu1.2, whole genome shotgun sequence genomic window:
- the LOC126656502 gene encoding putative ubiquitin-conjugating enzyme E2 38 isoform X2, protein MKVDLNNVNSSNSDISYRDNDDVTFDGGDDYADEDDVDEEDCEDDDDFEYLYEEEEDDYLAIQSQFDNVDLPTGVEASIDWLKEPATSTSGTGILTAADSSDGKRKSTILDVVETKRKATEGQGATTSCNSAATAESSSNSEPVGNNENVIIRKFKNFKQFDTVEDVSDHHFSKMDLSNKQSPNPKNWAKIIQEEWKILEKDLPDTISVRVYESRMDLLRAVIVGPAGTPYHDGLFVFDCLFPSTYPNTSPTVYYYSGGLRLNPNLYECGKVCLSLLGTWSGQQNEMWIPGTSTMLQVLVSIQALILNAKPFFNEPGHESSFQGKNGDRRSREYSENAFILSLKTMMYTIRRPPKYFEDYVIGHFHIRAHDILVACKAYLDGATVGTVTVRDGVAIIDEAERSGSDDFKVTLKKILNSIITNFTRFGEIDCEKFRVHD, encoded by the exons ATGAAGGTTGACTTGAACAATGTTAATAGTTCCAATTCTGATATTTCGTATCGTGATAATGATGATGTGACTTTTGATGGCGGTGATGATTACGCTGATGAGGATGATGTTGATGAGGAGGATTGTGAGGATGACGATGATTTTGAGTACTtatatgaagaagaagaggatgATTATTTGGCTATTCAGTCTCAATTTGATAATGTGGATCTTCCGACTGGAGTTGAGGCATCAATTGATTGGCTGAAGGAACCTGCTACTTCCACGTCTGGTACAGGCATTTTAACTGCTGCAGATTCCTCTGATGGCAAGCGGAAGTCTACTATTCTTGATGTTGTCGAAACAAAAAGGAAGGCAACTGAAGGTCAAGGAGCTACTACATCGTGTAATAGTGCAGCTACTGCAGAATCAAGCTCTAATAGTGAACCAGTTGGTAACAATGAAAATGTGATCATTCGAAAATTTAAGAACTTTAAACAATTTGATACGGTGGAAGACGTCTCAGATCATCACTTTAGCAAAATGGACTTGTCcaataaacag TCCCCTAATCCTAAGAATTGGGCAAAGATAATTCAAGAGGAATGGAAGATTCTGGAGAAGGACCTACCTG ATACAATATCTGTTAGAGTATATGAATCAAGGATGGATCTTTTGAGGGCTGTTATAGTAGGACCTGCCGGTACTCCTTATCACGATGGCCTTTTTGTCTTCGACTGTCTCTTCCCATCTACTTATCCCAATACATCACCT ACTGTGTATTATTATTCTGGTGGACTTCGCTTAAATCCAAATTTATATGAATGTGGGAAAGTTTGTCTTAGTCTATTGGGGACATGGAGCGGACAGCAAAATGAGATGTGGATTCCAGGGACATCAACAATGCTTCAAGTATTGGTATCTATTCAAGCTCTCATTTTGAATGCAAAACCCTTCTTCAACGAGCCCGGGCATGAATCAAGTTTTCAAGGTAAGAATGGCGATAGGCGATCCAGGGAATATAGTGAGAATGCGTTTATCTTATCTTTGAAGACAATGATGTACACAATCCGACGACCACCTAAG TATTTTGAAGACTATGTCATTGGTCACTTCCACATCCGTGCTCATGATATTCTGGTAGCATGCAAAGCCTATTTGGATGGTGCTACAGTCGGTACTGTTACAGTTAGAGACGGAGTAGCTATTATCGATGAAGCAGAAAGGAGTGGCTCTGATGATTTTAAAGTAACTCTAAagaagatattaaattctattatcACAAACTTTACTAGATTTGGGGAAATAGATTGCGAGAAGTTTCGGGTCCATGACTGA
- the LOC126654636 gene encoding uncharacterized protein LOC126654636: MKNQEQEQATYTPSSSYKIFITIMSKRRTWACLFILVYATLLSFSWNLLKSILSWYQEHSQVAENSSGWPALYASVLLGAVFGLLSMAAALAVAVPATLVIWITVVVLLAFFGKPRRALVVEARKITREIIGFVFKILLKEGNFVAAVCAVLGYFALVRRSYDVD; the protein is encoded by the coding sequence ATGaaaaatcaagaacaagaacaagCTACTTACACACCATCATCTTCATACAAAATATTCATCACAATTATGAGCAAAAGAAGAACATGGGCATGTCTATTCATATTAGTATACGCAACCCTTTTATCATTCTCATGGAACTTACTCAAATCAATACTCTCATGGTACCAAGAACACTCCCAGGTGGCTGAAAATTCTTCAGGCTGGCCAGCTTTATATGCATCAGTTCTTTTAGGGGCGgtgtttggattgctttcgatGGCTGCTGCTCTAGCAGTGGCTGTGCCTGCCACTTTAGTTATATGGATCACTGTGGTTGTGTTGTTGGCTTTCTTTGGGAAGCCGAGAAGGGCTTTGGTTGTTGAAGCAAGGAAGATTACGAGGGAGATTATTGGGTTTGTTTTTAAGATTCTGTTGAAAGAAGGGAATTTTGTTGCTGCTGTTTGTGCTGTTCTTGGTTATTTTGCTCTTGTTAGAAGGAGTTATGATGTTGATTGA
- the LOC126654584 gene encoding uncharacterized protein LOC126654584 encodes MVYPLGPGKFYGSSLPRPRIYTDVKFNTDRVDPPVSVSDPFLSWAQEAHWSMGGLSFQRLRFQGHIEGNAMKLRKFREKEAKMEAKNSPKSDHRNDNGKRACSVSPPPASKVTKRRKFLAIFDEDSEEEGNEVAEKMIKKRPARKLVGEFDKVATVATAGSDGGGVRTRRGGVGGDVMKIVEEVNRENSGKKAKNVEKNGSSPVSRVRTSPRLAKQRSSN; translated from the coding sequence ATGGTTTATCCTTTGGGTCCCGGAAAATTCTACGGCAGCAGCCTCCCCCGTCCGCGCATCTACACCGATGTGAAATTCAACACAGATCGGGTCGACCCGCCGGTTTCTGTCTCCGATCCGTTTCTTTCCTGGGCTCAGGAGGCTCATTGGTCGATGGGTGGCCTTAGCTTCCAGCGCCTCCGTTTCCAAGGCCATATCGAAGGCAATGCTATGAAGCTCCGTAAATTTAGAGAAAAAGAAGCAAAAATGGAGGCGAAAAATAGCCCTAAATCTGATCATAGAAATGATAATGGGAAGAGGGCGTGTTCGGTTTCGCCCCCGCCTGCTTCAAAAGTGACAAAGAGGCGGAAATTTCTGGCGATTTTTGACGAAGATAGTGAAGAGGAAGGAAATGAAGTTGCTGAGAAGATGATCAAGAAGAGGCCTGCAAGGAAGCTGGTGGGGGAATTTGACAAAGTGGCAACGGTGGCTACGGCGGGTAGTGATGGTGGTGGAGTCAGAACAAGGAGAGGTGGTGTTGGTGGTGATGTGATGAAGATTGTTGAGGAGGTGAACAGGGAGAATTCCGGGAAGAAGGCGAAAAATGTTGAGAAAAATGGATCGAGTCCTGTGAGCAGAGTTAGAACTTCGCCAAGATTGGCTAAGCAAAGATCAAGTAATTAG
- the LOC126655399 gene encoding two pore calcium channel protein 1, with protein MAVEEEKKSPLLGETSRSFSDRDQTSKFNRRSDAIAYGSPYQKAAALVDLAEDGVGLPEQILDQSSFESVAKFYFVYIQFDILWTLNYFAIIILNFLEKPLWCSSKNTVHSCTDREYYFLGQLPYLTAAESLIYEGITLVILIAHIFFPISYEGSRLFWKNPLNLLKVICLSILIADLLVYTLYLSPVAVEYLPARIAPYIRVFLFILYIRDLQKGIVILAGMLGTYLNVLALWLLFLLFSSWLAYVMFEDTQQGKLVFTSYGITLYQMFVLFTTSNNPDVWIPAYKASRWYSLFFVLYVLLGVYFVTNLILAVVYDSFKGQLVKQVSEADSIRKRMLVKAFNLIDKHDVGYLNKDQCVRLFEELNRYRTLPKISMEEFELIFNELDDIRDFRIDLDEFSDLCNAIALRFEKEDVPSCLECFPSIYRSPFSQKLKAFVKSPRFGYIVSFILLVNLTAVIVETTLDIENNSGQKVWQNVEFVFGWLYVLEMALKVYAFGFENYWRDGQNRFDFVITWVIVIGETITFASPTDLTFLSNGEWIRYLLLARMLRLIRLLMHVKSYRAFVATFLTLIPSLMPYLGTIFCVLCIYCSLGVQIFGGIVNAGNPNVEGTDLAEADYLLFNFNDYPNGMVTLFNLLVMGNWQIWMQSYRDLTGTSWSFAYFISFYLISVLLLLNLVVAFVLEAFFSEMELETSEQDENRDARRAKKPRSFGTKTRSQRVDALLHHMLSSELDHSHPEP; from the exons ATGGCGGTGGAGGAGGAGAAGAAGTCGCCGTTACTCGGAGAAACAAGTAGAAGTTTCAGTGACAGAGATCAAACTTCCAAGTTTAATCGCCGCTCCGATGCCATCGCTTACGGTTCTCCTTATCAGAAAGCAGCTGCTCTCGTCGATCTG GCTGAGGACGGAGTTGGTTTACCGGAGCAAATACTTGATCAATCAAGCTTTGAAAGTGTTGCTAAATTCTATTTCGTCTATATTCAGTTTGATATTCTTTGGACTCTTAATTACTTTGCTATTATTATCCTTAATTTCTTGGAG AAACCGTTATGGTGTTCTAGTAAAAATACTGTACATTCTTGCACAGATAGGGAATATTATTTTCTTGGACAGTTGCCTTATTTAACAGCAGCAGAGTCTCTCATCTATGAg GGAATTACTCTTGTTATACTCATAGCTCATATCTTCTTTCCAATTTCATATGAGGGGTCTCGTTTATTTTGGAAAAATCCTTTGAATCTGTTGAAG GTCATTTGCTTGTCAATTTTGATTGCTGATTTACTGGTTTATACTCTCTACTTGTCTCCTGTTGCGGTTGAGTACCTTCCTGCCAGGATTGCTCCGTATATCAGAGTTTTCCTTTTTATCTTGTACATCAG GGATTTGCAGAAGGGGATAGTCATTCTGGCTGGAATGCTTGGAACATATTTAAATGTCTTG GCACTCTGGCTATTGTTTCTTCTGTTTTCAAGTTGGCTAGCCTATGTGATGTTTGAAGATACACAACAGGGGAAACTAGTTTTTACCTCATATGGTATTACATTGTACCAGATGTTTGTTTTATTCACGACATCCAACAATCCAGATGTATGGATACCAGCATACAA GGCTTCGCGGTGGTATTCTCTATTTTTTGTCCTCTATGTGCTACTCGGCGTATATTTTGTCACCAACTTGATTCTTGCTGTTGTATATGACAGCTTCAAAGGCCAG CTTGTAAAACAAGTTTCTGAGGCAGACAGCATAAGGAAAAGAATGTTGGTGAAAGCCTTCAACCTCATTGATAAGCAT GATGTTGGATATCTTAATAAGGATCAATGTGTTCGTTTGTTTGAAGAATTAAACAGATATAG GACTCTGCCAAAAATATCCATGGAAgaatttgaattaatatttaatgagCTGGATGATATACGTGATTTTAGG ATTGATTTGGATGAATTTTCTGACCTATGTAATGCAATTGCCCTAAGATTTGAGAAGGAGGATGTT CCATCTTGCCTTGAGTGTTTTCCATCAATATATCGTTCTCCATTCTCTCAAAAATTGAAAGCCTTCGTGAAGAGCCCCAGATTTGGCTACATAGTATCCTTCATTCTTCTTGTCAATTTGACTGCTGTTATAGTTGAAACAACG CTTGATATTGAAAATAATTCTGGTCAAAAAGTGTGGCAAAATGTAGAATTTGTCTTTG GGTGGCTATATGTTCTGGAAATGGCACTCAAAGTATATGCTTTTGGATTTGAGAACTATTGGAGGGATGGCCAAAACCGCTTTGATTTTGTGATCACTTGGGTAATAG TTATTGGAGAAACTATAACATTTGCATCTCCAACTGATCTGACTTTTCTTTCAAATGGAGAATG GATTCGTTACCTCCTCTTGGCAAGAATGCTAAGATTAATAAGGTTGTTGATGCATGTCAAAAGTTATCGAGCTTTTGTTGCCACTTTCTTAACCCTCATACCAAGCCTGATGCCATATCTGGGCACAATATTTTGTGTCCTTTGTATATATTGCTCTCTTGGTGTACAG ATCTTTGGTGGAATTGTCAATGCTGGGAACCCCAATGTGGAGGGCACAGATCTTGCTGAAGCTGA TTatttacttttcaattttaatgaCTATCCAAATGGAATGGTGACACTTTTCAATTTGCTGGTGATGGGGAATTGGCAAATCTGGATGCAG AGCTACAGAGATTTGACTGGAACTTCATGGAGCTTTGCATATTTCATCAGCTTCTACCTTATAAGTGTTCTATTGCTTTTGAATTTG GTTGTTGCATTTGTCTTGGAAGCTTTCTTTTCTGAAATGGAACTTGAGACATCAGAGCAAGATGAAAACAGG GATGCGAGACGTGCAAAGAAGCCTCGAAGCTTTGG CACAAAAACTCGCAGTCAAAGAGTTGATGCTCTTCTCCACCATATGCTGAGCTCTGAGCTGGATCACAGTCACCCTGAACCATAA
- the LOC126656502 gene encoding putative ubiquitin-conjugating enzyme E2 38 isoform X1, producing MDIDKIESYSKGKTKVDDYNALQQQIVKDSLSCDSGVSVSVEGSVDSNDHMKVDLNNVNSSNSDISYRDNDDVTFDGGDDYADEDDVDEEDCEDDDDFEYLYEEEEDDYLAIQSQFDNVDLPTGVEASIDWLKEPATSTSGTGILTAADSSDGKRKSTILDVVETKRKATEGQGATTSCNSAATAESSSNSEPVGNNENVIIRKFKNFKQFDTVEDVSDHHFSKMDLSNKQSPNPKNWAKIIQEEWKILEKDLPDTISVRVYESRMDLLRAVIVGPAGTPYHDGLFVFDCLFPSTYPNTSPTVYYYSGGLRLNPNLYECGKVCLSLLGTWSGQQNEMWIPGTSTMLQVLVSIQALILNAKPFFNEPGHESSFQGKNGDRRSREYSENAFILSLKTMMYTIRRPPKYFEDYVIGHFHIRAHDILVACKAYLDGATVGTVTVRDGVAIIDEAERSGSDDFKVTLKKILNSIITNFTRFGEIDCEKFRVHD from the exons ATGGATATCGATAAAATTGAGTCGTATTCGAAGGGGAAAACAAAAGTGGACGACTATAACGCGTTGCAGCAACAAATTGTTAAG GATAGTTTATCTTGTGATAGTGGAGTTTCGGTTAGTGTGGAGGGATCAGTTGATAGTAATGATCATATGAAGGTTGACTTGAACAATGTTAATAGTTCCAATTCTGATATTTCGTATCGTGATAATGATGATGTGACTTTTGATGGCGGTGATGATTACGCTGATGAGGATGATGTTGATGAGGAGGATTGTGAGGATGACGATGATTTTGAGTACTtatatgaagaagaagaggatgATTATTTGGCTATTCAGTCTCAATTTGATAATGTGGATCTTCCGACTGGAGTTGAGGCATCAATTGATTGGCTGAAGGAACCTGCTACTTCCACGTCTGGTACAGGCATTTTAACTGCTGCAGATTCCTCTGATGGCAAGCGGAAGTCTACTATTCTTGATGTTGTCGAAACAAAAAGGAAGGCAACTGAAGGTCAAGGAGCTACTACATCGTGTAATAGTGCAGCTACTGCAGAATCAAGCTCTAATAGTGAACCAGTTGGTAACAATGAAAATGTGATCATTCGAAAATTTAAGAACTTTAAACAATTTGATACGGTGGAAGACGTCTCAGATCATCACTTTAGCAAAATGGACTTGTCcaataaacag TCCCCTAATCCTAAGAATTGGGCAAAGATAATTCAAGAGGAATGGAAGATTCTGGAGAAGGACCTACCTG ATACAATATCTGTTAGAGTATATGAATCAAGGATGGATCTTTTGAGGGCTGTTATAGTAGGACCTGCCGGTACTCCTTATCACGATGGCCTTTTTGTCTTCGACTGTCTCTTCCCATCTACTTATCCCAATACATCACCT ACTGTGTATTATTATTCTGGTGGACTTCGCTTAAATCCAAATTTATATGAATGTGGGAAAGTTTGTCTTAGTCTATTGGGGACATGGAGCGGACAGCAAAATGAGATGTGGATTCCAGGGACATCAACAATGCTTCAAGTATTGGTATCTATTCAAGCTCTCATTTTGAATGCAAAACCCTTCTTCAACGAGCCCGGGCATGAATCAAGTTTTCAAGGTAAGAATGGCGATAGGCGATCCAGGGAATATAGTGAGAATGCGTTTATCTTATCTTTGAAGACAATGATGTACACAATCCGACGACCACCTAAG TATTTTGAAGACTATGTCATTGGTCACTTCCACATCCGTGCTCATGATATTCTGGTAGCATGCAAAGCCTATTTGGATGGTGCTACAGTCGGTACTGTTACAGTTAGAGACGGAGTAGCTATTATCGATGAAGCAGAAAGGAGTGGCTCTGATGATTTTAAAGTAACTCTAAagaagatattaaattctattatcACAAACTTTACTAGATTTGGGGAAATAGATTGCGAGAAGTTTCGGGTCCATGACTGA
- the LOC126655899 gene encoding mannan endo-1,4-beta-mannosidase 2-like isoform X2, with product MVAANGLVLPILGFASCIAFIYMSFGDFKLSYRRGPHLDFVTRNGTQFMVDGRPFYINGWNSFWFMDHSAEGDRKPRVSAMLQAGAKMGLTVCRTWAFNDGDYNALQISPGKFDERVFQALDHVIAEAGQHRVRLLLSLVNNLKAYGGKTQYVKWAWEEGIGMSSSNDSFFYDPTIKKYFKNYIKTMLTRKNTITGIEYRNDPTIFGWELINEPRCMTDPSGDTLQTWIEEMSRFVKSIDKKHLLTVGLEGFYGPKNPKRLTVNPEDWASTLGSDFIRNSKVPEIDFASVHVYPDHWIQNQGFEEKLAFVQKWMQSHIEDGHYELNKPVFFTEYGFSNLNKDFRPDQRDRFYKTVLDIVYKSAKKNRAGAGALVWQLFIEGMDEFNDDFGIVLWERPSTYRFVTEQSCRLARLQRNPQPNKYLKELCLQRE from the exons ATGGTGGCTGCAAATGGGCTAGTTCTTCCAATTCTAGGGTTTGCTTCATGTATAGCATTCATTTACATGTCTTTTGGAGATTTTAAACTTAGTTATCGTCGCGGCCCGCATTTAGACTTTGTGACCAGGAATGGAACTCAGTTTATGGTGGATGGTAGACCTTTTTATATCAATGGGTGGAATTCTTTTTGGTTTATGGATCATTCTGCTGAAGGAGATAGGAAACCTAGAGTGAGTGCAATGTTGCAAGCTGGTGCAAAGATGGGTCTTACTGTTTGTAGAACATGGGCCTTTAATGATGGTGATTATAATGCTCTTCAAATCTCCCCTGGAAAATTCGATGAGCGTGTCTTTCAG GCATTGGATCATGTCATTGCAGAAGCAGGACAACATCGAGTCAGGCTGCTTCTAAGTTTAGTCAACAATTTAAAAGCATATGGTGGAAAAACTCAGTATGTGAAGTGGGCATGGGAAGAAGGCATTGGCATGAGCTCATCAAATGATTCCTTCTTCTATGATCCAACCATCAAAAAATACTTCAAGAACTATATAAAG ACTATGCTGACCAGGAAAAACACCATAACGGGGATTGAGTATAGAAATGATCCAACCATCTTTGGATGGGAGCTGATAAATGAACCTCGTTGCATGACTGATCCTTCAGGTGACACACTTCAA ACTTGGATAGAGGAAATGTCACGTTTTGTTAAATCAATTGACAAGAAACATCTACTGACTGTCGGGTTGGAAGGATTTTATGGTCCTAAGAACCCCAAGAGATTAACTGTCAATCCAGAAGATTGGGCGTCTACACTCGGATCTGATTTTATTCGCAATTCCAAGGTCCCAGAAATTGATTTTGCCTCCGTTCATGTATATCCTGATCATTG GATTCAAAATCAAGGATTTGAAGAAAAACTGGCATTTGTCCAGAAGTGGATGCAATCGCACATTGAAGATGGTCATTATGAACTCAATAAGCCAGTTTTTTTCACCGAATACGGATTCTCTAACCTGAACAAGGACTTTCGGCCAGATCAACGTGATCGGTTCTACAAAACTGTGTTAGACATTGTCTATAAATCAGCAAAGAAAAATCGAGCTGGGGCAGGCGCATTGGTGTGGCAATTGTTCATCGAAGGAATGGACGAGTTTAATGACGATTTCGGGATTGTGCTGTGGGAGAGGCCATCGACATACAGATTTGTAACCGAGCAATCATGCAGACTGGCTAGACTCCAAAGGAACCCCCAACCAAATAAATATCTGAAAGAGCTCTGTTTGCAGAGAGAGTAG
- the LOC126655899 gene encoding mannan endo-1,4-beta-mannosidase 2-like isoform X1, whose product MHMRGLRFFKFYSKKFSNCAYNIMVAANGLVLPILGFASCIAFIYMSFGDFKLSYRRGPHLDFVTRNGTQFMVDGRPFYINGWNSFWFMDHSAEGDRKPRVSAMLQAGAKMGLTVCRTWAFNDGDYNALQISPGKFDERVFQALDHVIAEAGQHRVRLLLSLVNNLKAYGGKTQYVKWAWEEGIGMSSSNDSFFYDPTIKKYFKNYIKTMLTRKNTITGIEYRNDPTIFGWELINEPRCMTDPSGDTLQTWIEEMSRFVKSIDKKHLLTVGLEGFYGPKNPKRLTVNPEDWASTLGSDFIRNSKVPEIDFASVHVYPDHWIQNQGFEEKLAFVQKWMQSHIEDGHYELNKPVFFTEYGFSNLNKDFRPDQRDRFYKTVLDIVYKSAKKNRAGAGALVWQLFIEGMDEFNDDFGIVLWERPSTYRFVTEQSCRLARLQRNPQPNKYLKELCLQRE is encoded by the exons ATGCACATGAGAGGTCTGAGATTTTTCaagttttattcaaaaaa ATTTTCAAACTGTGCATACAATATAATGGTGGCTGCAAATGGGCTAGTTCTTCCAATTCTAGGGTTTGCTTCATGTATAGCATTCATTTACATGTCTTTTGGAGATTTTAAACTTAGTTATCGTCGCGGCCCGCATTTAGACTTTGTGACCAGGAATGGAACTCAGTTTATGGTGGATGGTAGACCTTTTTATATCAATGGGTGGAATTCTTTTTGGTTTATGGATCATTCTGCTGAAGGAGATAGGAAACCTAGAGTGAGTGCAATGTTGCAAGCTGGTGCAAAGATGGGTCTTACTGTTTGTAGAACATGGGCCTTTAATGATGGTGATTATAATGCTCTTCAAATCTCCCCTGGAAAATTCGATGAGCGTGTCTTTCAG GCATTGGATCATGTCATTGCAGAAGCAGGACAACATCGAGTCAGGCTGCTTCTAAGTTTAGTCAACAATTTAAAAGCATATGGTGGAAAAACTCAGTATGTGAAGTGGGCATGGGAAGAAGGCATTGGCATGAGCTCATCAAATGATTCCTTCTTCTATGATCCAACCATCAAAAAATACTTCAAGAACTATATAAAG ACTATGCTGACCAGGAAAAACACCATAACGGGGATTGAGTATAGAAATGATCCAACCATCTTTGGATGGGAGCTGATAAATGAACCTCGTTGCATGACTGATCCTTCAGGTGACACACTTCAA ACTTGGATAGAGGAAATGTCACGTTTTGTTAAATCAATTGACAAGAAACATCTACTGACTGTCGGGTTGGAAGGATTTTATGGTCCTAAGAACCCCAAGAGATTAACTGTCAATCCAGAAGATTGGGCGTCTACACTCGGATCTGATTTTATTCGCAATTCCAAGGTCCCAGAAATTGATTTTGCCTCCGTTCATGTATATCCTGATCATTG GATTCAAAATCAAGGATTTGAAGAAAAACTGGCATTTGTCCAGAAGTGGATGCAATCGCACATTGAAGATGGTCATTATGAACTCAATAAGCCAGTTTTTTTCACCGAATACGGATTCTCTAACCTGAACAAGGACTTTCGGCCAGATCAACGTGATCGGTTCTACAAAACTGTGTTAGACATTGTCTATAAATCAGCAAAGAAAAATCGAGCTGGGGCAGGCGCATTGGTGTGGCAATTGTTCATCGAAGGAATGGACGAGTTTAATGACGATTTCGGGATTGTGCTGTGGGAGAGGCCATCGACATACAGATTTGTAACCGAGCAATCATGCAGACTGGCTAGACTCCAAAGGAACCCCCAACCAAATAAATATCTGAAAGAGCTCTGTTTGCAGAGAGAGTAG